In one window of Pseudomonas putida DNA:
- the accA gene encoding acetyl-CoA carboxylase carboxyl transferase subunit alpha, translating to MNPNFLDFEQPIADLQAKIEELRLVGNDNSLNISDEIARLQDKSSTLTESIFGNLTSWQIARLARHPRRPYTLDYIDHIFTEFEELHGDRHFSDDAAIVGGTARLDGKPVMVIGHQKGREVREKVRRNFGMPRPEGYRKACRLMEMAERFKMPILTFIDTPGAYPGIDAEERNQSEAIAWNLRVMARLKTPIIATVIGEGGSGGALAIGVCDQLNMLQYSTYSVISPEGCASILWKTSDKAPDAAEAMGITAERLKSLNIVDKVIGEPLGGAHRDPAKMSASIRADLLEQLDMLGKLDNDTLLKRRYDRLMSYGL from the coding sequence ATGAACCCGAATTTTCTCGATTTCGAACAGCCGATTGCCGACCTGCAAGCCAAGATCGAAGAGCTGCGCCTGGTCGGTAACGACAACTCGCTGAACATCAGCGATGAAATTGCCCGTCTGCAAGACAAGAGCAGCACCCTGACCGAAAGCATCTTCGGCAACCTGACCAGCTGGCAGATTGCCCGCCTGGCACGCCACCCGCGTCGTCCGTACACCCTGGACTACATCGACCACATCTTCACCGAGTTCGAAGAGCTGCACGGCGACCGTCACTTCTCCGACGACGCCGCGATCGTTGGCGGTACCGCGCGCCTGGACGGCAAGCCGGTGATGGTCATCGGTCACCAGAAGGGCCGCGAAGTGCGTGAGAAGGTCCGCCGCAACTTCGGCATGCCGCGTCCTGAAGGCTACCGCAAGGCCTGCCGCCTGATGGAGATGGCCGAGCGCTTCAAGATGCCGATCCTGACCTTCATCGACACCCCGGGTGCCTATCCGGGTATCGACGCGGAAGAGCGTAACCAGAGCGAGGCCATCGCCTGGAACCTGCGCGTCATGGCGCGCCTGAAAACCCCGATCATCGCCACCGTGATCGGTGAAGGTGGTTCGGGCGGCGCACTGGCTATCGGCGTGTGCGACCAGCTGAACATGCTGCAATACTCCACCTACTCGGTGATCTCGCCGGAAGGTTGCGCCTCGATCCTGTGGAAGACCTCCGACAAGGCGCCGGACGCTGCCGAAGCAATGGGCATCACCGCTGAGCGCTTGAAGAGCCTGAACATCGTCGACAAGGTGATCGGCGAGCCACTGGGCGGCGCCCACCGCGATCCGGCCAAGATGTCCGCCAGCATCCGTGCCGACCTGCTCGAGCAGCTCGACATGCTGGGCAAGCTCGACAACGATACCCTGCTCAAGCGTCGCTACGATCGCCTGATGAGCTACGG